In one window of Acanthochromis polyacanthus isolate Apoly-LR-REF ecotype Palm Island chromosome 8, KAUST_Apoly_ChrSc, whole genome shotgun sequence DNA:
- the c8h12orf29 gene encoding uncharacterized protein C12orf29 homolog → MRRLGSVQQKIPCVFLTDVKEEQSRKRDCQPFQVVATENVNPVALDANIDCALATEKLDGTCCYVTVYKGQPYLWARLDRKPNKQAEKRFKKYQHSYKSCKGFMWNVEEDFKTVPETWIPAHRVKHHNGQPVPDDHGHIPGWVPVEKDNKQYCWHSSVVEYDVGAALVLRPSSDDENRLEIAAVSLADLQEQTLELIGTNVNGNPYGLGSKKHPIHCLVSHGSIRIRNPPPVDFHQLCSWLQESPEGRVEGIVWHCNDGTLVKVHRHHLGLRWPDGDTCFGTRPVVIRVDGTADAYNNSEDLFTSFCVLNGRCFSRLQDIQFEL, encoded by the exons CCATTTCAGGTTGTTGCGACTGAAAATGTGAACCCTGTTGCTCTGGATGCTAACATAGATTGTGCGCTTGCCACAGAAAAACTGGATGGTACCTGCTGCTATGTTACAGTCTATAAAG GGCAGCCTTACCTCTGGGCTCGACTCGACAGGAAACCCAACAAGCAGGCAGAGAAAAGGTTTAAAAAGTACCAACATTCCTACAAGAGCTGTAAAG GTTTCATGTGGAATGTAGAGGAAGACTTTAAAACGGTGCCAGAGACGTGGATCCCAGCTCACAGAGTCAAACACCACAACGGCCAGCCAGTGCCTGATGACCACGGACATATTCCAG GCTGGGTTCCAGTAGAGAAGGACAACAAGCAGTACTGTTGGCACTCCTCTGTGGTGGAATATGATGTCGGGGCAGCGCTTGTTCTCAGGCCCAGCTCTGACGATGAAAACAGGTTAGAAATCGCAGCAGTCTCATTGGCTGACCTCCAGGAACAAACGCTGGAGCTCATAGGAACCAACGTCAATGGAAACCCTTACG GTCTGGGGAGTAAGAAGCATCCCATCCACTGCCTGGTCTCACATGGGAGTATTCGAATCAGAAACCCCCCACCTGTTGACTTTCATCAGCTGTGCTCTTGGCTGCAAGAGAGTCCAGAGGGCCGAGTCGAGGGCATCGTCTGGCACTGCAACGACGGCACTCTCGTTAAG GTTCATCGTCATCACCTGGGACTCAGGTGGCCAGACGGGGACACCTGCTTTGGTACCAGGCCGGTGGTCATTCGTGTTGACGGCACAGCTGACGCTTATAACAACAGCGAGGACTTGTTCACTTCCTTTTGCGTGCTAAACGGACGTTGCTTCAGCCGGCTTCAGGACATCCAGTTCGAACTGTAA